Genomic segment of Citrus sinensis cultivar Valencia sweet orange chromosome 7, DVS_A1.0, whole genome shotgun sequence:
TTCCCCTTATTGCCGCGAAAACACAAATAACGAATTCGATGATTTCATGTAAGTgtacataaatacatacacGCACGATGAATGAAAATCTTTAAACTTGGAGTTCGCTGATATTTACACTGACATTTATATCCTTGGTCAATTTCTTTGCGGTCCTGGACCGAAtagaaataagaaattaatgtaatttttaaagtaaaacaGAAGCCCCTCTTTATGCCCTTTTGGGCCTCCCTTGTTGCCGCGAAAACACAAATAACATGAACAGTATGATTTTCAGAAAATACTTAACACTAACTACAATTCCTAATACGTGTCAAGATACACTACAAAGTGCCATAGGTCCAGGGTGAAACAGCACATGACTACAAATTTCTCCAATGAGAAACTAGGTAATCTACAAAACGTTGCCACAACAATGACTCATCCATTAAGGCCAGGCTCAAGAGAAAAGAAGGATGGGCATTTGTAATCTTATTAGACTTTTCATACAAAAGACACcagttttatttttgcttcGACTTCGAAAATGCCCATTTAAAGTAACCACAGTTTGCTTCAGGATTAGATGCAGGTCCCTGCATGATAGGAGAAAGAAATCTATTAGTTCATATGTTCTCCAACTTCCTAAGAGCTCACTACATATAGCATGTGGGCGGTGACAGCTAGAACAAAGAAATGAGGCAGCAACAAGCTCATCACAATTCACAGCTAACACAAACAATCAGAGACATACATTGGCATATGGGCCACAACAAATGGCAGCTTGCCCTTTTGTGCGCTTTAATAGGGGACCACTAAGTGGTCCTTATTGATAGAACCATAACTCCACTGAGATAATTCTATCCTACCATCAGATAATATGAGGGTAAACAGCACAAAAGTCATATGAATTCCCATCCTGCTAAAGCAGGTCAGAAAGAATGTCTTAGATATGGACATTGACTTGTCTTTTGCATAAATTGGGCCGCCTTGGAAACTTGAAGCAAGCATTTGTACTTACTAGTCCAAGACTTATACCATTACAAGCTGAGCCCATATTTTAGAATAACTAATAGTTGAAAATTACCTAGCatgtcaaaattaatttgaaaactgAACCTAAATAGGGAGAACTGTATGTATACTACTTTCTTTCCTGCTAGTTGTCATGCACTGAAAAGAATTCAGTCACCAGCAAGGCATTTATCTTTCTTCGTTTAAGACAATGGGACTTTACAAAAATCCTGCAGAGACTTGTTTATGAATGGATGCTAAGAACATGAAATACCTCAGCTCGAGCACACACAAAAAATCTGCGACCAAATGTTGGACCTGGTTTTTTTACCACTCGAGCAACACAAGGTTCCTTGTGCCCCTTGCAAAGAGGTATACTAGTCTCCATGAGTTGTTGTATCCTTCGCCATTCTAGTAAAGCAACATTATTTCTCTCTTTGTCCAAAAAACGTTTGCCCTTTTTTTCATCCTGATCGTGTGAGCACACACTTGAGTTCACTCCATGCAGCTCATGAACACTGCAGCTGTAATCTGTCACAGGAATTTTGTTGGAATGATGATGAGACTCGGGGACTTCTTCCTGACTAAGTGAAGTATCGGTAACAGaattattaacattaagtGAAGTATCAGTAATAGAATTGTTATCATCATGGCTAACATTTGACCTCTTATGAAAAAATGACTTCAGAGAGAGTTGGCCAAGTTGacttttttttgcttttttcctGGCTCTATCAACATGAAATGGAGAAATATGGTTACTACTCCCCTGTGTAATTGTTGAATGAGAAGCCACATTAGCACTATCTCTACAATTCTCAATTGTTTTCGTAAATTCTCCTTCGGACTCTTGGTTTGAAGAAGAACAATAAACACCCTGGAGAATGCCAGAATCACAATAGTTGTTGAGTGATCTATCAACATTCTCACTGCAGTCCTCTGTGTCCCCTGTTGAGTTACTTTCAGCTGGAAGTGAACCAGAGAATTTGCAAGATTTCCCTTGTTTAGCAACTTCTCTTTTCATTAACACAGACACTGCACAAAATCAAGGGCCAAGTGAATttgcagaaaaaataaagaacaagaagctggttatgtgtttagatcttcttattattgatacaaattttccTAAAGGTTCTCCCTTGGTAAGAAGGTCAAAGGAAGCAACTCATTCCCTCGCATATGAATAGAGATTTCGATGGACCTAAGGATCAAAAGTTGGGTTgccattatttatttcaagCCTGATCCCAATCACTTACAACCAACATTCAATATatgattaatcaaattttagcCAAGAAGTTTCTTTgtctatacacacacacacacatattttTGCCCTACAGAACAATCAGGAAAAGCATAACTAGACATTAAATCCCCTTCCAACCCATGTAAGCAGGGTTTTAACCCTAGACCTCTTGTACCACCCCAAGAGGTTTCACAAGTAGCACCCAcaaattttagcaaagttaGACATTGTTGAAGGGCTGAGCTTAAGATATCTAGGTATCCAGCCCAATAGGTAACTTATTGGGCGGAGGGACCTATCCTACTTATAAGCCAAGTGATTTCCTGGGTCACAACTCAGTAGACATTAAAACATTACAAAATTGTTGAACATTTATATTGATAACcaataaaattctataattatctttaattccCCATAGAAGGAAAACTGAAACTTAAGTTTCTTGCAAACAATGGTTGCATATATTCACAAGTACACAAATACATAGGAAAACTAACacatttcaagaaaaaagagggaaaaagggaagagaaaatctcACCAAGTGTTTGCTGGACACCACGAATTATAGGAAGATATCTAGAAGCTAATGATGGAGTGCTATGTTGGGGAATTTCAGGAACTTCCCCTAAACACATATAAACAGGGGCATGGTCTGAACCTTCTAATCTAGTGCTCATCCCTCCCTTCCACCTGTAACTGGAAACAGCTTCAGTTATTGACTTAAATAGCAAAAACCACACTGACCAAGTACAGTACATTAATCTACTATGAAATCTAGCTACCTTGGTGCATTTCCAGGTTTCCAACGTTTATAGTCTATCAATATGTCACACTCATTAACATGGCAAGTTACGAAGTTATGGCTTTGCAGGTCATGCTTTTGATGCAGACATGGTCCAGCACAGAGAATATGGTCAATTCTTGTCCCATAATTAAATTGTTCAGCACCTGTATTTGATGGCCAGCATGTGTATGCTTCTCTTCTGTAGAAAAATAGTACGAGAAAGGAAGAAAAGCAATATCACTGTGCAAGAATAGTAAAAAACATTCTGGCAATATTAGTGAACATTGATATTGAGATGGAAGCATATTACATGCTACTACAAAACCcaaatcttaaataaatataaacaaagtCTCCTGTCTGTAGAAAACTAA
This window contains:
- the LOC102619750 gene encoding DNA-(apurinic or apyrimidinic site) endonuclease 2 isoform X5; the protein is MLLIVNAKDCLNSVLQFSDRTYIAIGQFYSMCMGLELIVRIQLEFNLSFSSSMYYRWEFLLCQGRRIFVVGDLNIAPAAIDRCDAGPDFAKNEFRIWFRSMLVESGGSFFDVFRSKHPERREAYTCWPSNTGAEQFNYGTRIDHILCAGPCLHQKHDLQSHNFVTCHVNECDILIDYKRWKPGNAPSYRWKGGMSTRLEGSDHAPVYMCLGEVPEIPQHSTPSLASRYLPIIRGVQQTLVSVLMKREVAKQGKSCKFSGSLPAESNSTGDTEDCSENVDRSLNNYCDSGILQGVYCSSSNQESEGEFTKTIENCRDSANVASHSTITQGSSNHISPFHVDRARKKAKKSQLGQLSLKSFFHKRSNVSHDDNNSITDTSLNVNNSVTDTSLSQEEVPESHHHSNKIPVTDYSCSVHELHGVNSSVCSHDQDEKKGKRFLDKERNNVALLEWRRIQQLMETSIPLCKGHKEPCVARVVKKPGPTFGRRFFVCARAEGPASNPEANCGYFKWAFSKSKQK
- the LOC102619750 gene encoding DNA-(apurinic or apyrimidinic site) endonuclease 2 isoform X2, which encodes MKIVTYNVNGLRQRVSQFGSLRKLLDSFDADIICFQETKLRRQELKSDLVMADGYESFFSCTRTSDKGRTGYSGVATFCRVKSPFSSTEVALPVAAEEGFTGLLETSGSKIMEGLEDFSKDELLKIDSEGRCVITDHGHFILFNVYGPRADSEDTVRIQFKLQFFHVLQKRWEFLLCQGRRIFVVGDLNIAPAAIDRCDAGPDFAKNEFRIWFRSMLVESGGSFFDVFRSKHPERREAYTCWPSNTGAEQFNYGTRIDHILCAGPCLHQKHDLQSHNFVTCHVNECDILIDYKRWKPGNAPRWKGGMSTRLEGSDHAPVYMCLGEVPEIPQHSTPSLASRYLPIIRGVQQTLVSVLMKREVAKQGKSCKFSGSLPAESNSTGDTEDCSENVDRSLNNYCDSGILQGVYCSSSNQESEGEFTKTIENCRDSANVASHSTITQGSSNHISPFHVDRARKKAKKSQLGQLSLKSFFHKRSNVSHDDNNSITDTSLNVNNSVTDTSLSQEEVPESHHHSNKIPVTDYSCSVHELHGVNSSVCSHDQDEKKGKRFLDKERNNVALLEWRRIQQLMETSIPLCKGHKEPCVARVVKKPGPTFGRRFFVCARAEGPASNPEANCGYFKWAFSKSKQK
- the LOC102619750 gene encoding DNA-(apurinic or apyrimidinic site) endonuclease 2 isoform X1; translated protein: MKIVTYNVNGLRQRVSQFGSLRKLLDSFDADIICFQETKLRRQELKSDLVMADGYESFFSCTRTSDKGRTGYSGVATFCRVKSPFSSTEVALPVAAEEGFTGLLETSGSKIMEGLEDFSKDELLKIDSEGRCVITDHGHFILFNVYGPRADSEDTVRIQFKLQFFHVLQKRWEFLLCQGRRIFVVGDLNIAPAAIDRCDAGPDFAKNEFRIWFRSMLVESGGSFFDVFRSKHPERREAYTCWPSNTGAEQFNYGTRIDHILCAGPCLHQKHDLQSHNFVTCHVNECDILIDYKRWKPGNAPSYRWKGGMSTRLEGSDHAPVYMCLGEVPEIPQHSTPSLASRYLPIIRGVQQTLVSVLMKREVAKQGKSCKFSGSLPAESNSTGDTEDCSENVDRSLNNYCDSGILQGVYCSSSNQESEGEFTKTIENCRDSANVASHSTITQGSSNHISPFHVDRARKKAKKSQLGQLSLKSFFHKRSNVSHDDNNSITDTSLNVNNSVTDTSLSQEEVPESHHHSNKIPVTDYSCSVHELHGVNSSVCSHDQDEKKGKRFLDKERNNVALLEWRRIQQLMETSIPLCKGHKEPCVARVVKKPGPTFGRRFFVCARAEGPASNPEANCGYFKWAFSKSKQK
- the LOC102619750 gene encoding DNA-(apurinic or apyrimidinic site) endonuclease 2 isoform X4 → MEGLEDFSKDELLKIDSEGRCVITDHGHFILFNVYGPRADSEDTVRIQFKLQFFHVLQKRWEFLLCQGRRIFVVGDLNIAPAAIDRCDAGPDFAKNEFRIWFRSMLVESGGSFFDVFRSKHPERREAYTCWPSNTGAEQFNYGTRIDHILCAGPCLHQKHDLQSHNFVTCHVNECDILIDYKRWKPGNAPSYRWKGGMSTRLEGSDHAPVYMCLGEVPEIPQHSTPSLASRYLPIIRGVQQTLVSVLMKREVAKQGKSCKFSGSLPAESNSTGDTEDCSENVDRSLNNYCDSGILQGVYCSSSNQESEGEFTKTIENCRDSANVASHSTITQGSSNHISPFHVDRARKKAKKSQLGQLSLKSFFHKRSNVSHDDNNSITDTSLNVNNSVTDTSLSQEEVPESHHHSNKIPVTDYSCSVHELHGVNSSVCSHDQDEKKGKRFLDKERNNVALLEWRRIQQLMETSIPLCKGHKEPCVARVVKKPGPTFGRRFFVCARAEGPASNPEANCGYFKWAFSKSKQK
- the LOC102619750 gene encoding DNA-(apurinic or apyrimidinic site) endonuclease 2 isoform X3; amino-acid sequence: MKIVTYNVNGLRQRVSQFGSLRKLLDSFDADIICFQETKLRRQELKSDLVMADGYESFFSCTRTSDKGRTGYSGVATFCRVKSPFSSTEVALPVAAEEGFTGLLETSGSKIMEGLEDFSKDELLKIDSEGRCVITDHGHFILFNVYGPRADSEDTVRIQFKLQFFHVLQGRRIFVVGDLNIAPAAIDRCDAGPDFAKNEFRIWFRSMLVESGGSFFDVFRSKHPERREAYTCWPSNTGAEQFNYGTRIDHILCAGPCLHQKHDLQSHNFVTCHVNECDILIDYKRWKPGNAPSYRWKGGMSTRLEGSDHAPVYMCLGEVPEIPQHSTPSLASRYLPIIRGVQQTLVSVLMKREVAKQGKSCKFSGSLPAESNSTGDTEDCSENVDRSLNNYCDSGILQGVYCSSSNQESEGEFTKTIENCRDSANVASHSTITQGSSNHISPFHVDRARKKAKKSQLGQLSLKSFFHKRSNVSHDDNNSITDTSLNVNNSVTDTSLSQEEVPESHHHSNKIPVTDYSCSVHELHGVNSSVCSHDQDEKKGKRFLDKERNNVALLEWRRIQQLMETSIPLCKGHKEPCVARVVKKPGPTFGRRFFVCARAEGPASNPEANCGYFKWAFSKSKQK